The nucleotide window GCCGCGGACCCGCTGGACGTGGCGGCCGCGGCCTATGTGCTGCGCCCCGCGGGCTGGGTGAAGCTGGTGGCCGCCGCCGGCGAGGAGGCGCAGCGGGCGGACGCCGAGCGCGCCGACGAGGAGAGTCGCGCCGAGCTGGAGCGGCTGCGCGAACAGCTCGCCGAGGCCCGCGAGCATACGAAGACGGAGACGGAACGGCTGCGCACGGAGCTGGAATCGGCCAAGAAGGAGGCCGATTCGCTCCACCGCAAGCTGCGGGCCGCACTCAGCGACGTCAAGCGCGGCGAGGCCGCCCTGCGCAAGCTGCACGGCGAGATGGAGACCCTGCGCTCCGAGGGGCACATCCAGGTGTCCGCCGCCGAGAGCGAGAACCGGCGGCTCAAGGCGCGGCTCGGCGAGGCCGAGGCGGCCGTGGAGGCGACCCGCCGGGCGGCCCGCGAGGGACGCAGCGTCGAGGACATGCGCGTACGGCTGCTGCTGGACACCGTGCTGGAAGCGGCCCAGGGGCTCAGGCGCGAGCTGGCACTGCCGCCGGTGTCCGTGCGGCCGGCCGAGACGGTCGACGCGGTGGAGCCGGGGCGGATGACCCCGAAGGACATCGCCGCCCGCGCGCTGTCCGAGAACGACCCCGCGATCCTCGACCAGTTGCTGGCGCTGCCGCAGGCGCATCTCGTCGTCGACGGCTACAACGTCACCAAGACCGGCTACCCGCAGATGCCCCTGGAACAGCAGCGGCTCAGGCTGCTGGGCCAGCTCTCGCAGCTCGCCGCGCAGACCGGCGCCGAGGTGACCTGTGTCTTCGACGGGGCCGAGCTGGCGGCTCCGGTGCTGCTCGCGCCGCCGCGCGGGGTGCGGGTGCTGTTCTCCAAGCCGGGGGTCACCGCCGACGAGTTGATCCGCCAGCTGGTGCGCGCGGAGCCGCCGGGGCGGCCCGTCATCGTCGCCTCCACCGACCGTGAGGTGGCCGACGGGATCGCCAAGGCGGGTGCCCGCCCGGTGGCCTCCGTGGTGCTCCTCAAGCGCCTGACGCGTGGCTGAAACCTGACCCTGCTCGGTGAAGTCCGGTATGCCCCATCAAGGCCGTACGCACCAAGCGCAACATCCGTCTCTTGTGTCCGAATTGGCGGGACCTGCGTGCAACGTACGGTCAGTCGGCCACTACCACACGTGAGTTGCCTGCAAAAAACTCATTACATGGCGCAGATTTTTCACCCGAGGATTTGAACTGATCACAAGTGGGTCACTAGGGTCAGGCGTCGAACCTCCGCTCGGTTGATCGCTTCACGGGAAGCGACGGTGGAGGGGCACCGCCCACCGGCGTGTCGGTAGGCGGCTGAAGGAAGAAGGAGCTCGCCTCCGTGGCGTCCCACCGTCGACCGAAGCAGCCGAGCCGCACCCGTGTGACCGTGCTCACCACCGCCGCGGCAGCCGCCGTGGCCATCACCTCGCAGGCCGCCAACGCCGCGCCCAGCGAGAAGCCGAGCAAGGACGAGGTCAAGGCGAAGGTCGACGCGCTCTACGAGCAGGCGGAAGCGGCCACCGAGAAGTACAACGGCGCCAAGGAGAAGGCGGAGAAGCTCCAGAAGGACATCTCCACCATCCAGGACAACGTCGCCCGCGGCCAGGAGGACCTCAACGAGCTGCGTGAGGGCATAGGCCAGGCGGCCAGCGCCCAGTACCGCACCGGCGGCATCGACACCTCGATCCAGCTCTTCCTCTCCGCCGACCCGGACGACTATCTGGACAAGGCCGCCACGCTGGACCAGCTGAGCAGCCAGCAGGTCGATTCGCTGAAGAAGATCCAGGAGAAGCAGCGCTCGCTCGCCCAGCAGCGCGAAGAGGCCACCGAGAAGCTCGACGACCTCGCCGACACCCGCGAGACCCTGGGGAAGAAGAAGAAGGAAGTCCAGGCGAAGCTCGCCCAGGCGCAGAAGCTCCTCAACTCCCTGACGGCCGCCGAGAAGGCCGCCCTCTCCGCCGAGGAGGACCGCGCCACCCGCGACAGCGCCCGCGAGGCCCTCGGCTCCGACGACCCCGCCCCCGGCCGCGCCGCCTCCGCGTACTCCGCCGCGCAGAGCCAGATCGGCAAGCCGTACGTCTACGGCGCCACGGGCACCGCCTCCTACGACTGCTCGGGTCTCACCTCCTGGGCGTACGCCCAGGCCGGCATCACGATCCCGCGTACCTCGCAGGCCCAGGCCAACATCGGCACCCGCATCTACTCGCAGGCCGATCTCCAGGTCGGCGACCTGGTCTTCTTCTACAGCGACATCCACCACGTCGGCTTCTACGCCGGCAACGGGCAGGTCCTGCACGCCCCGCGCTCCGGCACGGTCGTGCGCTACGAGGCGATGAGCAACATGCCGTTCCAGTTCGGCGTGCGGGTCTGATCCGGCCCGGTCCGGGCACCCCTTTCGAGCCATCAGGGCCGATCGTCACACCGTGTGACGATCGGCCCTGTTTTTCTTCAAGATCAGGACACAGCTCCGCCCGAACGGGCGAATTCCCGCACCTCGCGCTGACCCCGCGTCCCGCCGGTGACCTGGCCCCCAGGTCGAGCGTCACGCTGTGTGGCCGCGTAGGTCTTTGGCTGTGACAGGGTCGCGCGGCTACTGTCGGCCGCGCTTCCCTCACCCGCCGTGAGTGCGCCCATCGAGGGCGCCCTGCCGGTGCCGGGGGAGGGCCCTGTCCGCCGTCGAAGGGAGTGCGGCTTCCCGTGGTGTCCCACAGTCGTCTTGTACCGTCCGGGTTCGACCGGGGCGCAGCCGCCGCTCTGGGCGTGCTGTCCGCCGCGGTCGCCGCCCTCGGCGCCATCCCCGTCCAGCCGGCCGCCGCCGCGCCGCACGACGACACCCGGGCCGAGGTGGACCGGCTCTACGAGGAGGCCGAACAGGCCACCGAGGCGTTCAACAAGGCCGACGAGCGCGCCGACAAGCTGCGCGACCAAGTCGGCGACGCGCAGGACGCCATCGCCCGGCAGCAGGACCGCGTCAACGCCATGCGGGGGGCGCTCGGCTCGCTCGCCGGGGCCCAGTACCGCTCCGGCGCCCTCGACCCCTCGCTCGCCCTGCTGTTCTCCGACGACCCGGACGACTATCTCGACAGGGCCGCCGCCCTGGACCGGGTCAGCACCCATCAGGCGGGCGAACTGCGGGACCTCCAGCACGCCATGCGCGCCATCGCCCAGAAGCGCGAGGAGGCCTCCGACCGGCTCACCGAACTGGAGAAGAGCCGCAAGGCCGTCGCCCGGCACAAGCGGACCGTCGAGGCGAAGCTCGCCCGGGCCAGGCAGCTGCTCAACTCCCTCCCGGACGAGGAGCGCGCCGAGTACGACCGCGCCTCCCGCTCCGGCGGCGATCGCACCGACATGCCGGACCTCTCGGGTGCCGTCGCGCCCAACGGCCGCGCGGCCGCCGCCGTGGCCGCCGCCCGCTCGGCGCTCGGCAAGCCGTATGTGTGGGGTGCGACGGGTCCCAGCGGCTTCGACTGCTCGGGCCTGATGGTCTGGTCGTACGCGCAGGCCGGGGTCGGGCTGCCGCGCACCTCGCAGGCCCAGCGGTACGCCGGCACCCAGGTCCCGCTCTCCCAGGCCCAGCCCGGCGACCTCGTCACCTACCGTTCGGACGCCAGCCATGTCGGCATGTACGTCGGCAACGGCCAGGTCATCCACGCCCCCTACCCGGGCGCCCCGGTCCGCTACGACCCCGTCGGCATGATGCCGGTGGCCTCGGTCACCCGCCCCTGACCACCGTACGATCGGGGCGTGGCTGGTCGAAGGCGTGTGCTCCCGAAGGTCGCGGGAACCGTAGGGGTGGCCCTGGCCGTGCTCGTCGGCTGCGGGGGCGCCGACGCGGCCGACGCCGCCCGGGCCGATGTCCAGCGGGTGCTCGACCGGCGGGCGGAGGCGGTGCTGGACCGGGACGCGACGGCGTTCCGGTCGACGGAGGCGCCGACCGGCTCGGTCCAGGGGCAACTGGCCACCGGGACCGCCGAGTTCGAGAACCTCCGCGCGCTCCCCCTGACGTCCTGGTCGTACCACCTCAACACCTTCCGCCGCGCCGGGGACCGGGTCACGGCCGAGGCGGCGCTGCGCTACCGGATACGCGGCTACGACAAGGCGCCCGTCACGGCCGTACGCACGCTGACCCTGACCCGAGCCGACGGCGGCGGTTGGCGGGTCGCCTCCGACGAGCCCTCGAAGAAGGGCACCGAGCAGCTGTGGGAGCAGGGGGAGATACGGGCCGTCAGGGGCGAGCACAGCCTGGTGCTCGGGGTCGGGCAGGCGGAGCGGTCCCTGCGGGGGTACGCGGAGCTGGCGGACCGGGCCGTGCCCGCCGTGACCCGGGCGTGGGGCGAGGACTGGTCCCGGCGGGTCGTGGTCCTCGTCCCGAAGTCGCTGGACGGGATGGCGGGGCTGCTGGGGGCGCCCGCCTCCGGGTACCGGGGGATCGCGGCGGTCACCACCGGTGAGACGGGAGGCTCGGCGAAGGCGCCGGCCGACCGGATCATCGTCAACCCCGACGCGTACCCCGTCCTCGGTGCCTTCGGCAGACAGGTCGTCCTCACCCATGAGACCGCCCATGTCGCCACTCGCGCCCACACCGGCGCCGCGACGCCCCTGTGGCTCTCCGAGGGGTACGCGGACTGGGTCGGTTACCGGTCGAGCGGCCGTACGGCGGCCGAGGTGGCTCCGGAGCTGCGGCGCGCGGTGGCGGAGGGGCGGCTCCCGGACGCGCTGCCGGACGACGCGGACTTCGGCTTCGCCGGGGACGCGACCGGGCTCGCGCGGGCGTACGAGGGGGGCTGGCTGGCCTGTCGGATGATCGCGGACCGGTGGGGTGAGGTGAGGCTGAACGAGTTCTACCGTGCCGTGGGTGAGCACGGGCGGCGCGCCGGGGCTGTGGAGGGGGCGTTGAAGGAGGTGCTGGGGACGACGCTCGATGAGTTCACGGCGCGGTGGCGGGAGTATGTGCGGGGTCAGCTCGGCTGATCCAGGGTTTCGCCCCCGCCGCCCCTACCCGTTCCCATCCGCTGGGGGCCGCGCTCCCAGACCCCCGGGTGGGGTTCTTGGCTGCGCGTTGCGTGTGGCTGGTCGCGCAGTTCCCCGCGCCCCTTACGGGGCGCGTGCTCCTGCCACAGTTCCAAGGCCGCCAGCAGCGTCGCCAGGACCAGGAGGCCGTTGCGGAGGAACATGAGGGTCACGCCCAGCCAGTCGCTCATGACCACGTGGCCGAACCAGATCGGGAACTCCAGGACGGTCACGAAGCTCGCGACGAGGACGACGACCGCCGGGGTCGTCATCCGGCTCGCACGGAAGCAGAGGCAGACCGCCGCCAGGCCGACCAGCCACACCATGTACTGCGGGCTGATCACCCGGCTCGTCGTCGTGAACATCAGCACCGCCACGAACGCGGCGTCCGCGAGGGTGTGCGGCGCGAACCGCCGGGCGCGCGCCCGCCACAGCAGCAGCCAGGCGAACGCGGCCGCGCTGAGCAGCAGGGCCGCGTTGCTGACGACGTCGACGTAGTCGCCGAGGAACTCCACCGAGCCGTAGTTCAGCAGCACCTGGCCGTTCCAGCCGAACTGCCGGGCCACGTGGAAGACGAGGGCGCCCAGCGACTCCACCTCGGTGCCCCGGTCGCGCTGGAAGCTCAGGAAGTCGAAGGCGCCGGGCATGGCGAGGGCGAAGAGGAGGGCCAGGGAGCCCGCCGTCACCGCCGCCGAGGCCCAGGCCGCGCGTGTGCGGGCGCCGAGGAGGAGCAGGACCGGCCACACCTTCAGCAGGGCGCCGAAGGCCACGAGGGCGCCCATCACGCGCGGGTGGCGGCTGCCGGCGAGAAGCGCGGCCACCGCCACCGCCGTCACCATCACGTCGTAGCGCGCGT belongs to Streptomyces graminofaciens and includes:
- a CDS encoding NYN domain-containing protein, producing MVETTGGGPGDGAAEVLDRPLPEGVRKRVVQIVSDGFGGLTMAELPAQLRQYARFAPNRRVKFAGNAMAAAVESDTLFRQRIGERFRESQPELCGALDSGTPPPAADPLDVAAAAYVLRPAGWVKLVAAAGEEAQRADAERADEESRAELERLREQLAEAREHTKTETERLRTELESAKKEADSLHRKLRAALSDVKRGEAALRKLHGEMETLRSEGHIQVSAAESENRRLKARLGEAEAAVEATRRAAREGRSVEDMRVRLLLDTVLEAAQGLRRELALPPVSVRPAETVDAVEPGRMTPKDIAARALSENDPAILDQLLALPQAHLVVDGYNVTKTGYPQMPLEQQRLRLLGQLSQLAAQTGAEVTCVFDGAELAAPVLLAPPRGVRVLFSKPGVTADELIRQLVRAEPPGRPVIVASTDREVADGIAKAGARPVASVVLLKRLTRG
- a CDS encoding C40 family peptidase, giving the protein MASHRRPKQPSRTRVTVLTTAAAAAVAITSQAANAAPSEKPSKDEVKAKVDALYEQAEAATEKYNGAKEKAEKLQKDISTIQDNVARGQEDLNELREGIGQAASAQYRTGGIDTSIQLFLSADPDDYLDKAATLDQLSSQQVDSLKKIQEKQRSLAQQREEATEKLDDLADTRETLGKKKKEVQAKLAQAQKLLNSLTAAEKAALSAEEDRATRDSAREALGSDDPAPGRAASAYSAAQSQIGKPYVYGATGTASYDCSGLTSWAYAQAGITIPRTSQAQANIGTRIYSQADLQVGDLVFFYSDIHHVGFYAGNGQVLHAPRSGTVVRYEAMSNMPFQFGVRV
- a CDS encoding NlpC/P60 family protein gives rise to the protein MVSHSRLVPSGFDRGAAAALGVLSAAVAALGAIPVQPAAAAPHDDTRAEVDRLYEEAEQATEAFNKADERADKLRDQVGDAQDAIARQQDRVNAMRGALGSLAGAQYRSGALDPSLALLFSDDPDDYLDRAAALDRVSTHQAGELRDLQHAMRAIAQKREEASDRLTELEKSRKAVARHKRTVEAKLARARQLLNSLPDEERAEYDRASRSGGDRTDMPDLSGAVAPNGRAAAAVAAARSALGKPYVWGATGPSGFDCSGLMVWSYAQAGVGLPRTSQAQRYAGTQVPLSQAQPGDLVTYRSDASHVGMYVGNGQVIHAPYPGAPVRYDPVGMMPVASVTRP
- a CDS encoding glycosyltransferase family 87 protein, whose amino-acid sequence is MDRAGTRRLPWILLASWGASRLVLLLYVFKVLVFPGPDVTGDVSFIYHGWYEVLRTGTYPQGDVTWQYPPAAALAILSPALLPFLDYASAFFVLALLADLAVLTLLLHAGSRPGRTRRGAWVWVVGLPLLGPTVYARYDVMVTAVAVAALLAGSRHPRVMGALVAFGALLKVWPVLLLLGARTRAAWASAAVTAGSLALLFALAMPGAFDFLSFQRDRGTEVESLGALVFHVARQFGWNGQVLLNYGSVEFLGDYVDVVSNAALLLSAAAFAWLLLWRARARRFAPHTLADAAFVAVLMFTTTSRVISPQYMVWLVGLAAVCLCFRASRMTTPAVVVLVASFVTVLEFPIWFGHVVMSDWLGVTLMFLRNGLLVLATLLAALELWQEHAPRKGRGELRDQPHATRSQEPHPGVWERGPQRMGTGRGGGGETLDQPS